A single Sphingomonas sp. IW22 DNA region contains:
- a CDS encoding aminoglycoside phosphotransferase family protein, which produces MNPPAAALPFLAAIGWDDAEIQPLAGDASFRRYFRAVAPGRSAILMDAPPPHEDPRPFLSVARWLTERGFAAPAILGEDLANGLVLLEDFGNARMRETVDAAPESELRLYEEAVRLLVRLHGHEPMALRPYDLTEYQREAGLLTEWYCPAIGLDVDVAGYRAAWEQVLAPLNGVPAVTVLRDYHAENLMLIDGHETLGLLDFQDALAGHPAYDLVSLLQDARRDVPAAIEAAMLDLYCRTVGVGDDFTTAYHVLGAQRNAKIIGIFTRLWQRDGKPRYPTLCPRVWTYLERDLAHPALAPVARWFDAHIPSAMRGDPIVLAG; this is translated from the coding sequence ATGAATCCTCCGGCCGCGGCGCTGCCCTTTCTCGCCGCCATTGGCTGGGACGATGCCGAGATCCAGCCGCTCGCCGGCGACGCATCGTTTCGCCGCTATTTCCGTGCCGTGGCGCCGGGTCGCTCCGCGATCCTGATGGACGCGCCACCCCCGCATGAGGACCCGCGCCCTTTCCTGTCGGTCGCGCGATGGTTGACCGAGCGCGGCTTCGCAGCACCCGCCATTTTGGGCGAGGATCTGGCCAACGGGCTGGTCCTGCTGGAGGATTTCGGCAACGCCCGCATGCGCGAAACGGTGGACGCGGCGCCCGAAAGCGAATTGCGTCTGTATGAGGAGGCGGTTCGCCTGCTCGTCCGGCTGCATGGCCATGAACCCATGGCGCTGCGCCCCTATGACCTGACCGAATATCAGCGTGAGGCGGGTCTGCTGACCGAATGGTATTGCCCCGCCATCGGACTGGACGTCGATGTCGCTGGCTATCGCGCGGCGTGGGAGCAGGTGCTGGCGCCGCTGAACGGCGTGCCGGCCGTGACGGTCCTGCGTGACTATCATGCCGAAAACCTGATGCTGATCGACGGCCATGAAACGCTGGGTCTGCTCGATTTCCAGGACGCGCTGGCGGGGCATCCGGCCTATGACCTGGTGTCCCTGTTGCAGGACGCGCGGCGCGACGTGCCTGCGGCGATCGAGGCGGCGATGCTGGACCTTTATTGCCGCACCGTTGGCGTTGGCGACGATTTCACCACCGCCTATCACGTGCTGGGCGCGCAGCGGAACGCCAAGATCATCGGCATCTTCACCCGTTTGTGGCAGCGCGATGGAAAGCCGCGTTACCCGACGCTGTGCCCGCGTGTCTGGACCTATCTGGAGCGCGATCTCGCGCACCCGGCGCTGGCCCCCGTGGCGCGCTGGTTCGACGCACATATTCCGTCCGCAATGCGCGGCGACCCGATCGTGCTGGCAGGCTGA
- the tsaE gene encoding tRNA (adenosine(37)-N6)-threonylcarbamoyltransferase complex ATPase subunit type 1 TsaE has product MRLADEGAMMALGAKLAGVLRAGDVVTLSGPLGAGKTTLARGLLAALGLEGEAPSPSYAIVQSYAPPEVRLPVLHVDLYRIEDEAELYELGLDDARHDGALLVEWPERVGEYWFRDALRLTLSVGQDGARGLTVEVPAAWEGRWPLT; this is encoded by the coding sequence ATGCGGCTGGCGGACGAGGGCGCGATGATGGCGCTGGGTGCAAAGCTGGCGGGCGTGCTGCGCGCGGGCGATGTCGTTACCCTGTCCGGCCCGTTGGGCGCGGGCAAGACGACGCTGGCGCGCGGGTTGCTGGCGGCGCTGGGCCTGGAGGGGGAGGCGCCCAGCCCCAGCTATGCGATCGTGCAGAGCTATGCCCCGCCGGAAGTGCGGTTGCCGGTCCTTCACGTCGATCTTTATCGGATCGAGGATGAGGCGGAACTGTACGAACTGGGGCTGGACGATGCGCGTCACGACGGCGCACTGCTGGTCGAGTGGCCCGAACGGGTCGGCGAATACTGGTTCCGCGATGCCCTGCGTCTGACGCTTTCGGTCGGGCAGGACGGCGCGCGTGGCTTGACAGTTGAGGTTCCGGCGGCATGGGAGGGGCGATGGCCCCTGACATGA
- a CDS encoding PAS-domain containing protein: protein MISGLGSVVIVGTVLALLISAACWALYTGIAMRAHARETVADNARLWALIHSAPARAMMVHVDGRVEVPGPLLDWLGLVDAPVSLAALSSDQGGLIAEDAQRLATAVDAAQQAAIPFRLPVRAVGGERLLLAVGERAPASVAADPGVIIWFFDATQTQGEVSRLTDQVARLRDAYRALKGLIEAAPMPMWYRGPDLKLAMVNSAYVDAVEGNDGDDVIARQSELVEMGAPGAPPVQAQAVREDSLPRATSMPATIGGQRRMLRVHDVPLADGGIAGFAIDIEELEQARTGIKRFGEAQRAMLDRISAGVAQFAPDRSLTFCNQAFRRLFAIRPEWLADRPEFDRVLERMREGGRLPEVRDFPGWKAERRGWFTAADESLEESWHLAGGTHLRVVAQPLPDGGLLLIFEDRTEQIQLASARDTLLRVRTATIENLFEAIAVFAGDGRLQHWNNKFRSVFGFEEAMLQANPRVDALARAAADRLANPSRASLMAELVRSATSERIQRGGRVAFADGRHFEFGAVPLPDGNALFTMLDISDSRRIEQALRDRNDALEAADKVKTAFVANMSYELRTPLTSIKGFAEMLHAGYAGDLSADARGYTQAILDSAERLGSLVDDVLELTLADQSPVRTALAIGEVAETAAAAVAPLAAEKPVELATEVRSSAGRIKGEGRRLRQAIEHVLRHAILSTPAGGRVLLHVDGTRDRARIVVSDNGPGMSAEAQARAFDRFAREGVAGAGERALSLGLPLARQLLEAHGGTIALVSEPGQGTLITIELPRK from the coding sequence ATGATATCCGGGCTGGGCAGTGTGGTGATCGTCGGCACGGTGCTTGCGCTGTTGATCAGTGCCGCGTGCTGGGCGCTTTATACCGGTATAGCGATGCGCGCGCACGCGCGCGAAACCGTTGCCGACAATGCGCGGCTGTGGGCGCTGATCCATTCTGCGCCGGCGCGCGCGATGATGGTTCACGTCGATGGGCGGGTGGAAGTGCCCGGTCCGTTGCTCGACTGGCTGGGTCTCGTCGACGCGCCGGTCAGCCTTGCCGCATTATCCAGCGATCAGGGCGGGCTGATCGCTGAGGACGCGCAGCGACTGGCGACGGCTGTCGATGCCGCACAACAGGCCGCGATACCCTTTCGTCTGCCGGTGCGTGCCGTGGGTGGAGAGCGGCTGTTACTCGCGGTAGGGGAGCGCGCGCCGGCATCCGTTGCAGCCGATCCCGGCGTGATCATCTGGTTTTTCGACGCGACCCAGACGCAGGGAGAGGTTTCGCGCCTGACCGATCAGGTGGCGCGACTGCGCGACGCCTATCGCGCGCTCAAGGGCCTGATCGAAGCGGCGCCGATGCCAATGTGGTATCGCGGCCCCGACCTCAAGCTGGCGATGGTCAATTCGGCCTATGTCGATGCGGTCGAGGGCAACGATGGCGACGACGTGATCGCGCGCCAGAGCGAACTGGTCGAAATGGGCGCCCCCGGCGCGCCGCCGGTCCAGGCGCAGGCAGTGCGCGAAGACAGCTTGCCCCGCGCGACGTCAATGCCCGCGACGATCGGTGGTCAGCGCCGGATGCTGCGCGTCCATGACGTGCCGCTGGCCGATGGCGGGATCGCCGGTTTTGCGATCGACATCGAAGAGCTGGAGCAGGCGCGCACCGGCATCAAGCGCTTTGGCGAGGCGCAGCGGGCCATGCTGGACCGCATTTCCGCCGGGGTGGCGCAATTCGCCCCCGACCGCAGCCTGACCTTCTGCAACCAGGCATTTCGGCGTCTGTTCGCGATCCGCCCCGAATGGCTGGCCGACCGCCCCGAATTCGACCGCGTGCTGGAACGGATGCGCGAAGGCGGGCGGCTTCCCGAAGTGCGCGACTTCCCCGGCTGGAAAGCGGAACGGCGCGGCTGGTTCACGGCGGCCGACGAATCGCTGGAGGAAAGCTGGCATCTGGCGGGCGGCACGCATCTGCGCGTCGTGGCCCAGCCGCTGCCCGATGGCGGGCTGTTGCTGATCTTCGAGGATCGCACCGAACAGATTCAGCTGGCCAGCGCGCGCGACACCCTGCTGCGCGTTCGCACCGCGACCATCGAAAACCTGTTCGAAGCGATTGCGGTCTTTGCCGGCGACGGGCGGCTTCAGCACTGGAACAACAAGTTCCGCAGCGTTTTCGGTTTCGAGGAAGCGATGCTTCAGGCGAATCCGCGCGTCGACGCGCTGGCACGTGCGGCGGCGGACCGGCTGGCCAATCCTTCGCGTGCGTCGCTCATGGCCGAACTGGTGCGCTCCGCCACGTCGGAACGGATACAGCGCGGCGGTCGCGTCGCATTCGCCGATGGGCGCCATTTCGAATTCGGCGCGGTCCCGCTGCCCGACGGCAATGCGCTGTTCACCATGCTCGACATCTCGGACAGCCGCCGCATCGAACAGGCGCTGCGCGACCGGAACGACGCGCTGGAAGCGGCTGACAAGGTCAAGACCGCCTTTGTCGCGAACATGAGCTATGAACTCCGCACGCCGCTGACCTCGATCAAGGGGTTCGCGGAAATGTTGCACGCCGGCTATGCCGGGGATCTGTCGGCCGATGCGCGTGGATATACGCAAGCGATCCTCGATTCCGCCGAGCGGCTGGGGTCGCTTGTGGACGATGTGCTGGAACTGACGCTTGCCGATCAGTCGCCCGTCCGCACCGCGCTTGCCATCGGTGAAGTGGCCGAAACCGCCGCCGCCGCAGTGGCCCCGCTGGCTGCGGAAAAGCCCGTCGAACTGGCGACCGAGGTGCGAAGCAGCGCCGGGCGCATCAAGGGTGAGGGGCGGCGTCTGCGCCAGGCCATCGAACATGTGCTGCGCCACGCCATCCTGTCGACCCCGGCGGGCGGGCGCGTGCTGCTGCACGTCGATGGCACGCGCGACCGGGCGCGGATCGTCGTGTCCGACAATGGCCCCGGCATGTCGGCAGAAGCGCAGGCCCGCGCCTTTGACCGTTTCGCGCGAGAGGGCGTGGCCGGGGCCGGGGAGCGGGCATTGAGCCTTGGCCTGCCGCTGGCCCGCCAATTGCTTGAGGCGCATGGCGGGACCATCGCGCTTGTCTCCGAACCCGGTCAGGGCACGCTGATTACCATCGAGCTGCCACGCAAATGA
- a CDS encoding YbjN domain-containing protein, whose protein sequence is MTMLDEAEYDRDDAAPIDMLENYFAAHGWTHEREDDEIVAKVKGSWTEYELRAIWREEDGVLQFLALPDIRVADERRPAIYETLGLVNEQLWIGHFELWSSSGILLYRHAAVLDGDDDATMSLDRAELLVETAIDECERFYPVFQFVLWGGKSPREAIAAALIETQGEA, encoded by the coding sequence ATGACGATGCTCGACGAAGCCGAATATGACCGCGACGATGCGGCCCCGATCGATATGCTCGAAAATTATTTCGCGGCACATGGTTGGACCCACGAGCGCGAAGACGACGAGATCGTCGCCAAGGTCAAGGGAAGCTGGACCGAATATGAATTGCGCGCGATCTGGCGCGAAGAAGACGGCGTGCTTCAGTTCCTGGCCCTGCCCGACATCCGCGTCGCCGACGAACGGCGTCCCGCGATTTATGAGACGCTTGGACTGGTCAACGAACAATTGTGGATCGGCCATTTCGAACTTTGGTCGTCCAGCGGCATCCTGCTTTATCGCCACGCCGCCGTGCTGGACGGCGACGACGATGCGACGATGAGCCTGGATCGCGCCGAATTGCTGGTGGAGACTGCGATCGACGAGTGCGAACGCTTCTATCCCGTTTTCCAGTTCGTGCTGTGGGGCGGCAAATCCCCGCGTGAAGCAATTGCCGCTGCGCTGATCGAAACGCAGGGAGAGGCGTGA
- the proC gene encoding pyrroline-5-carboxylate reductase codes for MESGAAHARLWLVGAGNMGGSMLRRWVASGIAPDRITVIDPGNPIVPEGVRVVATAPDGPMPDIVVLAVKPQLIDQALPTLRRETGAGGPAILVSILAGVEIDALRRRFAAQAYVRAMPNLPVAIGKGVVALHSDSDVPAVRGAAEALMAPLGLVEWVDQPLFDVVTALSGSGPGFTYRFIDALAQAGAELGLPADQSLRLARATVEGSAILAAESDETPGALADRVASKGGSTREGLNILDRDDALVELLTATIDAATRRNAEMAAEARG; via the coding sequence ATGGAAAGCGGCGCGGCGCATGCTCGACTGTGGCTGGTCGGCGCCGGCAACATGGGCGGCTCGATGCTGCGTCGCTGGGTGGCCAGCGGCATCGCCCCCGACCGCATCACGGTCATCGATCCCGGCAACCCGATCGTCCCTGAGGGCGTCCGCGTCGTCGCCACCGCGCCCGACGGGCCGATGCCCGACATTGTCGTGCTGGCGGTCAAGCCGCAGCTGATCGATCAGGCATTGCCGACGCTGCGCCGTGAAACGGGCGCGGGTGGCCCTGCCATTCTGGTGTCGATCCTCGCGGGGGTTGAGATTGACGCGCTGCGCCGCCGCTTTGCGGCTCAGGCCTATGTCCGCGCCATGCCGAACCTGCCCGTCGCCATCGGCAAGGGTGTGGTCGCATTGCACAGCGACAGCGACGTGCCGGCCGTGCGGGGCGCGGCCGAAGCGCTGATGGCGCCGCTTGGCCTGGTCGAATGGGTGGATCAGCCGCTGTTCGACGTGGTCACCGCGCTGTCGGGCAGCGGGCCGGGCTTTACCTATCGCTTTATCGACGCTCTGGCGCAGGCCGGGGCCGAGCTTGGCCTGCCCGCCGATCAGTCGCTGAGACTGGCGCGTGCGACGGTCGAGGGCTCGGCGATCCTTGCCGCCGAAAGCGACGAGACGCCCGGCGCGCTGGCGGATCGGGTGGCGTCCAAGGGGGGATCGACGCGCGAAGGGTTGAACATCCTCGACCGCGACGATGCGCTGGTCGAACTGCTCACCGCCACCATCGACGCCGCGACGCGCAGGAACGCCGAAATGGCTGCCGAGGCGCGCGGCTGA
- a CDS encoding hemerythrin domain-containing protein, with the protein MTTVTKTKRDSDGKLKKANGEHGNLGVIAGAATAGAAIGMLAMLGRKAAVQAPSAFAGDWAEALAAEHKAVLKIFDALEATETRNTTKRAILLAQLKHALAKHDVEEGNVIYPALREAGRKDEADKLTKEHGYIKQYLYELENMPKDSAAFAGKIRKFRADIEEHMTEEETTLFPALRAQLSEEKNKALTATMNKEGFKVA; encoded by the coding sequence ATGACGACCGTGACCAAGACGAAGCGCGATTCCGACGGCAAGCTCAAGAAAGCCAATGGCGAACACGGCAATCTGGGTGTGATCGCGGGCGCGGCCACTGCAGGTGCCGCGATCGGCATGCTGGCAATGCTGGGCCGCAAGGCCGCGGTTCAGGCGCCCAGTGCCTTTGCCGGCGACTGGGCCGAGGCGCTGGCCGCCGAGCACAAGGCGGTGCTCAAGATCTTCGACGCGCTGGAAGCGACCGAAACGCGCAACACCACCAAACGCGCAATCCTCCTCGCCCAGCTGAAGCACGCGCTGGCCAAGCACGATGTCGAGGAAGGCAATGTCATCTATCCGGCCCTGCGCGAAGCAGGCCGCAAGGATGAAGCCGACAAGCTCACCAAGGAGCATGGCTATATCAAGCAGTATCTTTACGAGCTTGAGAACATGCCCAAGGACAGCGCAGCCTTTGCCGGCAAGATCCGCAAGTTCCGCGCCGATATCGAAGAACATATGACCGAGGAAGAGACGACGCTCTTCCCGGCACTGCGCGCGCAACTGTCGGAGGAAAAGAACAAGGCGCTGACTGCGACCATGAACAAGGAAGGCTTCAAGGTCGCCTGA
- a CDS encoding OmpP1/FadL family transporter, with product MLRRALGLAAVSAGVLAWTGAAQASGFSLKEQSAKETGRAFAGGAAAADDASIIFYNPAGMTKLERSQVSLNSHLLFVDSRQQNNGSTLSVPGAPATLPVTGSDGGNPFDQPVIVPTGYAAFRASDRLWFGLGISAPFGLKVEYEPEFFGRYDSIKSEVKTVNIQPSVGFAINDNISVGGGIDIQQIDVKLRNALPNLVPGAGDGELNISGDDLSVGWNAGVLFSLGKARLGAHYRSKVVHRLDGKYQVSGLVGPLAGGNTNSFATAPLEIPESVTVSAMYGVGDRVRLMATGQWFNWSRFDAINVEPLGRPTVVSEQNYKDSWSGHGAVEFDATERLTLRAGGLYDTTPTQDEFRTTRVPDGDRTWVTAGATWRMNDRIDLNVSYAHVFVSEEELDRSDVLFAGTAASRTARTLSTNSGNADVIGTSLTLRL from the coding sequence ATGTTGCGTAGGGCGTTGGGATTGGCCGCGGTGTCGGCGGGCGTGCTGGCATGGACAGGGGCCGCGCAGGCCAGCGGTTTTTCGCTCAAGGAGCAGTCGGCCAAGGAAACCGGTCGCGCCTTTGCCGGCGGTGCGGCGGCGGCGGACGACGCCTCGATCATCTTCTACAATCCAGCGGGCATGACCAAGCTGGAGCGCAGCCAGGTTTCGCTGAACAGCCATTTGCTGTTCGTCGACAGCCGCCAGCAGAATAACGGATCGACCCTTTCCGTACCCGGCGCGCCCGCGACCCTGCCGGTAACAGGCAGCGACGGCGGCAACCCGTTCGACCAGCCGGTGATCGTGCCGACCGGCTATGCGGCGTTCCGTGCCAGCGACCGCCTGTGGTTCGGTCTGGGTATCAGCGCGCCCTTTGGCCTGAAGGTCGAATATGAGCCGGAATTTTTCGGCCGCTACGATTCGATCAAGTCGGAGGTGAAGACCGTCAACATTCAGCCGAGTGTCGGCTTTGCGATCAACGACAATATCTCGGTCGGCGGCGGCATCGACATCCAGCAGATCGACGTGAAGCTGCGTAACGCGCTGCCCAATCTGGTGCCGGGCGCGGGGGATGGGGAACTGAACATCTCTGGCGACGACCTGTCGGTCGGCTGGAATGCGGGCGTGCTGTTCAGCCTGGGCAAGGCGCGGCTGGGCGCGCATTACCGGTCAAAGGTGGTGCACCGGCTGGACGGAAAATATCAGGTATCGGGGCTGGTCGGTCCGCTGGCGGGCGGCAACACCAACAGCTTTGCGACCGCGCCGCTGGAGATTCCCGAAAGCGTGACGGTCAGCGCGATGTACGGCGTCGGCGACCGGGTGCGGCTGATGGCAACCGGGCAATGGTTCAACTGGTCGCGGTTCGACGCAATCAATGTCGAGCCGCTGGGTCGCCCGACAGTGGTCAGCGAACAGAATTACAAGGATAGCTGGTCGGGCCACGGCGCGGTCGAGTTCGATGCGACCGAACGGCTGACGCTACGCGCGGGCGGGCTTTACGATACCACGCCGACGCAGGACGAATTCCGCACCACGCGCGTGCCCGATGGCGACCGGACCTGGGTGACTGCAGGCGCGACGTGGCGAATGAACGACCGCATCGACCTTAACGTCAGCTATGCCCATGTTTTCGTGAGCGAAGAGGAACTCGACCGTTCGGACGTACTGTTCGCGGGTACGGCGGCTTCGCGGACCGCGCGGACATTGTCGACGAATAGCGGCAATGCCGATGTCATCGGCACATCGCTGACGCTGCGCCTGTAA
- the purC gene encoding phosphoribosylaminoimidazolesuccinocarboxamide synthase — protein sequence MARRRQIYEGKAKILYEGPEPGTLIQYFKDDATAFNAQKKGTINGKGVLNNRISEHIFTMLGNIGVPTHFLRRLNMREQLIRQVEIVPIEVVVRNIAAGSMSKRLGIEEGTQLPRTVVEYYLKDDALGDPLITDEHILCFGWASQEELHDIADLAIRVNDFLSGLFAGIGIRLVDFKLEFGRIWDNDYARIILADEISPDNCRLWDATTGEKLDKDRFRRDLGGEVEAYQEVARRLGLLPEGADSAVLDLESHRKRRGK from the coding sequence ATGGCTCGCCGCCGCCAGATCTATGAGGGCAAGGCCAAGATCCTCTACGAAGGCCCCGAACCCGGCACGCTGATCCAGTATTTCAAGGATGATGCGACCGCGTTCAACGCCCAGAAAAAGGGCACGATCAACGGCAAGGGCGTGCTGAACAACCGGATTTCCGAGCACATCTTTACGATGCTCGGCAATATCGGGGTGCCGACGCACTTCCTGCGCCGCTTGAATATGCGCGAACAATTGATCCGGCAGGTCGAAATCGTGCCGATCGAAGTGGTCGTTCGCAACATTGCCGCCGGTTCGATGTCAAAGCGGCTTGGGATCGAGGAAGGCACACAGCTTCCGCGCACTGTCGTCGAATATTATCTCAAGGACGATGCGCTGGGCGACCCGCTCATCACCGACGAACATATTCTGTGCTTTGGTTGGGCAAGTCAGGAAGAGCTGCACGACATCGCCGATCTGGCGATCCGTGTGAACGACTTTCTGTCAGGGCTGTTTGCCGGGATCGGCATCCGGCTGGTCGATTTCAAACTCGAATTCGGCCGTATCTGGGACAATGATTATGCCCGGATCATCCTTGCCGACGAAATCAGCCCCGACAATTGCCGGCTGTGGGACGCCACCACGGGCGAGAAGCTCGACAAGGACCGTTTCCGCCGCGATCTGGGCGGTGAGGTCGAAGCATATCAGGAAGTGGCGCGGCGCTTGGGCCTGCTGCCTGAGGGGGCCGATTCGGCGGTCCTGGACCTCGAATCGCATCGCAAGCGTCGCGGCAAGTAA
- a CDS encoding DUF4168 domain-containing protein — MRSLNLATAAMAATLFAAPALAQTTPTQTDLSTQGAPSAQSAPSTQGAPAGSTTQAAPPAAAAGPVSDAEVTQFASALAEVDRINKDTATPGAEKQTQMAAAVTSAGLTPERFNSIATAMSTDTALQAKIAAAMPPAAPAGGAAPQQ; from the coding sequence ATGCGTTCGCTCAATCTTGCCACGGCCGCCATGGCCGCGACTTTGTTTGCCGCGCCGGCGCTGGCGCAGACGACACCGACCCAGACCGACCTGTCGACTCAAGGCGCCCCGTCGGCCCAGAGCGCCCCGTCGACCCAAGGCGCGCCAGCTGGCTCCACGACACAGGCCGCCCCGCCCGCCGCTGCCGCCGGGCCGGTCAGCGATGCGGAAGTGACCCAGTTCGCGTCCGCGCTGGCAGAGGTCGATCGGATCAACAAGGATACCGCCACGCCGGGCGCAGAGAAGCAAACCCAGATGGCGGCCGCCGTCACGTCTGCCGGACTGACGCCGGAGCGGTTCAATTCGATTGCCACGGCGATGAGCACCGACACCGCGCTTCAGGCCAAGATCGCGGCAGCGATGCCGCCTGCCGCGCCCGCCGGCGGCGCCGCGCCCCAGCAGTAA
- a CDS encoding HU family DNA-binding protein, protein MNKQELIAQVADLSGLGKGDASKAVEAVFDSISEALKKGDEVRLVGFGTFSVSKRKASTGRNPRTGEPMTIKASSQPKFKAGKVLKDSVN, encoded by the coding sequence ATGAACAAGCAAGAGCTGATCGCGCAGGTCGCCGACTTGTCCGGCCTTGGGAAGGGTGATGCCAGCAAGGCCGTTGAGGCAGTGTTCGATTCGATTTCGGAAGCCCTGAAGAAGGGTGATGAGGTTCGTCTCGTCGGATTTGGCACCTTCTCGGTCAGCAAGCGCAAGGCGTCGACGGGCCGCAACCCGCGCACCGGCGAGCCGATGACGATCAAGGCGTCGTCGCAGCCGAAGTTCAAGGCCGGCAAGGTCCTGAAGGATTCGGTCAACTGA